In Nycticebus coucang isolate mNycCou1 chromosome 9, mNycCou1.pri, whole genome shotgun sequence, the following are encoded in one genomic region:
- the LOC128594590 gene encoding uncharacterized protein LOC128594590 isoform X2 produces the protein MKTSSWHLPTALRPCLICSSPGRAPGPATLADPRPSLWVRKPPTAARGDRGAGWAAHAHCRLAPPRPWRGGGDPPAGGERGVVRRLDSEPAGHCGRGRRGWASRRAAAAPAGDPEPWPGLRGKESPVLWLDHTPGQDMLGTFSPETLLQIMQQEETSISKDHWDLPAGAMPRSHCRKNTSVATTGKQLCTWTMEAAYSGHAGNPRRLSHCPRR, from the exons ATGAAAACTTCCTCCTGGCACCTGCCGACCGCGCTCCGGCCCTGCCTGATCTGCAGCTCACCTGGTCGAGCTCCGGGGCCCGCCACCCTCGCGGACCCCCGGCCCAGTCTTTGGGTCCGGAAGCCCCCCACAGCAGCACGCGGTGACCGCGGGGCAGGCTGGGCCGCGCATGCTCATTGCAGGTTGGCGCCGCCCCGGCCCTGGAGAGGCGGCGGAGACCCACCTGCGGGTGGTGAGCGCGGGGTGGTGCGGAGGCTGGACTCCGAGCCGGCGGGACACTGCGGCAGGGGGCGTAGGGGCTGGGCGTCCCGCCGGGCTGCAGCGGCCCCTGCCGGAGACCCGGAGCCCTGGCCCGGCTTGCGAGGGAAAGAGTCCCCAGTCCTCTGG CTGGATCACACACCAGGACAAGACATGTTGGGGACATTTTCCCCCGAAACACTACTTCAAATAATG CAACAAGAGGAGACCAGCATCTCAAAGGATCACTGGGACCTCCCAGCAGGAGCAATGCCCAGATCCCACTGCAGAAAGAACACCTCTGTCGCCACCACCGGGAAACAGCTCTGCACTTGGACCATGGAAGCTGCTTATTCAGGACATGCAGGCAATCCCAGACGCCTCTCTCACTGCCCAAGAAGATGA
- the LOC128594590 gene encoding uncharacterized protein LOC128594590 isoform X1, protein MKTSSWHLPTALRPCLICSSPGRAPGPATLADPRPSLWVRKPPTAARGDRGAGWAAHAHCRLAPPRPWRGGGDPPAGGERGVVRRLDSEPAGHCGRGRRGWASRRAAAAPAGDPEPWPGLRGKESPVLWLDHTPGQDMLGTFSPETLLQIMERPNARDRGQISSCQKLKVGEAVATDSRREFIVVMKTQQEETSISKDHWDLPAGAMPRSHCRKNTSVATTGKQLCTWTMEAAYSGHAGNPRRLSHCPRR, encoded by the exons ATGAAAACTTCCTCCTGGCACCTGCCGACCGCGCTCCGGCCCTGCCTGATCTGCAGCTCACCTGGTCGAGCTCCGGGGCCCGCCACCCTCGCGGACCCCCGGCCCAGTCTTTGGGTCCGGAAGCCCCCCACAGCAGCACGCGGTGACCGCGGGGCAGGCTGGGCCGCGCATGCTCATTGCAGGTTGGCGCCGCCCCGGCCCTGGAGAGGCGGCGGAGACCCACCTGCGGGTGGTGAGCGCGGGGTGGTGCGGAGGCTGGACTCCGAGCCGGCGGGACACTGCGGCAGGGGGCGTAGGGGCTGGGCGTCCCGCCGGGCTGCAGCGGCCCCTGCCGGAGACCCGGAGCCCTGGCCCGGCTTGCGAGGGAAAGAGTCCCCAGTCCTCTGG CTGGATCACACACCAGGACAAGACATGTTGGGGACATTTTCCCCCGAAACACTACTTCAAATAATG GAAAGACCAAATGCCAGGGACAGAGGCCAGATCAGTAGTTGCCAGAAGTTAAAAGTGGGAGAAGCTGTGGCTACAGACAGCAGGCGGGAGTTCATCGTGGTGATGAAAACT CAACAAGAGGAGACCAGCATCTCAAAGGATCACTGGGACCTCCCAGCAGGAGCAATGCCCAGATCCCACTGCAGAAAGAACACCTCTGTCGCCACCACCGGGAAACAGCTCTGCACTTGGACCATGGAAGCTGCTTATTCAGGACATGCAGGCAATCCCAGACGCCTCTCTCACTGCCCAAGAAGATGA